In Arthrobacter sp. PAMC25284, a single genomic region encodes these proteins:
- a CDS encoding flagellin, with amino-acid sequence MGMQINTNMAANNAYRSLANTQTDLSKSLEKLSSGMRINRAGDDAAGLALSEGLKSQIGGLSVAARNAQDGIGAVQTAEGGLNQAQSILQRLRDLGVQAANDTNNAESRGAIKTESDSLVKELDRIAGSTNFNGTQLLNGSKSLAFQVGANSDAASRITVELGNADVSTITSALKDGSLASSGTQFDLTASTGLADLSAAATTGKYTFTSVKDGVTTKIETGKLDDNIKGPTGQDADDFQSVDEFVGALNKDANFSAHFTASTVRDANGAGTGIVVTAKDGGVVDATSTNAGLDTQTDTDKIGVVGTTTGLDFSTADAAQKSIALLDTQITKVSTARAELGASQNRLESAVQTINVAKENLTASNSRIRDTDMAEEMVKYTRNNILSQAGTAMLAQANQSNQGVLQLLR; translated from the coding sequence ATGGGAATGCAGATCAACACCAACATGGCTGCGAACAACGCCTACCGCAGCCTGGCCAACACCCAGACCGACCTGTCCAAGTCACTGGAGAAGCTTTCCAGCGGCATGCGGATCAACCGCGCCGGTGACGACGCGGCCGGCCTGGCGCTGTCCGAGGGCCTGAAGTCCCAGATCGGCGGCCTCTCGGTTGCCGCTCGCAACGCCCAGGACGGCATCGGCGCTGTTCAGACCGCTGAAGGCGGCTTGAACCAGGCCCAGTCCATCCTGCAGCGCCTGCGTGACCTGGGTGTCCAGGCAGCCAACGACACGAACAACGCCGAATCCCGCGGCGCCATCAAGACCGAATCGGATAGCCTGGTTAAGGAACTCGACCGCATCGCCGGTTCGACGAACTTCAACGGCACCCAGCTGTTGAACGGCTCGAAGTCGCTGGCCTTTCAGGTCGGCGCCAACAGCGACGCTGCCAGCCGGATTACTGTGGAACTCGGTAACGCCGATGTTTCTACGATCACTTCCGCGCTAAAGGATGGGTCGCTGGCCTCTTCGGGCACACAGTTCGATCTGACAGCATCGACAGGTCTTGCAGATCTGTCGGCTGCAGCTACCACCGGCAAGTACACGTTCACATCCGTGAAGGACGGCGTCACCACCAAAATCGAAACCGGGAAGCTCGATGACAACATCAAGGGTCCCACCGGTCAAGATGCAGACGACTTCCAGAGTGTTGATGAATTCGTCGGCGCCCTGAACAAGGATGCGAACTTCTCTGCACACTTCACGGCGTCGACTGTCCGAGACGCCAACGGCGCAGGCACGGGTATCGTCGTGACGGCCAAGGACGGCGGAGTTGTGGACGCTACGTCCACCAATGCGGGTCTTGACACCCAGACCGACACCGACAAGATCGGTGTCGTCGGCACAACGACGGGGCTCGACTTCTCAACCGCTGATGCAGCTCAGAAGTCAATCGCCCTGCTGGATACTCAGATCACCAAGGTGTCCACCGCGCGCGCTGAACTGGGTGCTTCCCAGAACCGTCTCGAGTCGGCTGTGCAGACGATCAACGTTGCCAAGGAAAACCTGACGGCTTCCAACTCCCGTATCCGCGACACGGATATGGCCGAGGAAATGGTCAAGTACACCCGCAACAACATCCTGTCCCAGGCCGGAACCGCCATGCTCGCGCAGGCCAACCAGTCCAACCAGGGTGTCCTGCAGCTCCTGCGCTAA